In the genome of Ctenopharyngodon idella isolate HZGC_01 chromosome 19, HZGC01, whole genome shotgun sequence, one region contains:
- the c1galt1a gene encoding glycoprotein-N-acetylgalactosamine 3-beta-galactosyltransferase 1 isoform X1 produces MRTFKHHILFLSGVAVSVLLSITYSHVLRTLTPPFAMHERNTYTVWHTGENRTAALALSQKVRVLCWVMTQPQHLESRTRHVRDTWGKRCNIVLYMSSKESDFPTVGLNVSEGRSQLYWKTIRAFQHIHKNHLEDADWFLKADDDTFVVLENLRYSLSKHNTEEPLYFGRKFAPFVAQGYMSGGAGYVLSKEALRRFVKGFADGLCTHNTEVEDIGLGRCMETMKVKTGDSRDVLGRQTFHPYPPDYYLLRQLPRPRPWYLLYEHYDPVEGPGCCSDLAISFHYMNAVGMHTLEYYTYHLRPYGYKYRFNPD; encoded by the exons ATGAGAACATTTAAGcaccacattttatttttaagtggcGTAGCAGTGAGTGTCCTTCTCTCAATAACTTATTCACATGTTCTAAGGACTCTGACGCCTCCATTTGCTATGCATGAAAGgaatacatatactgtatggcATACAG GTGAGAACAGAACAGCTGCACTAGCCCTTAGCCAGAAGGTCAGAGTGTTATGCTGGGTAATGACGCAGCCTCAACACCTGGAATCTAGAACCCGACATGTGCGTGACACATGGGGAAAACGCTGCAACATCGTTTTGTACATGAGCTCGAAGGAGTCTGACTTCCCCACGGTAGGGCTCAACGTGTCAGAAGGACGCAGTCAACTCTACTGGAAGACCATACGGGCCTTCCAGCACATTCACAAGAACCATCTTGAAGATGCTGATTGGTTCCTCAAAGCTGACGATGACACGTTTGTTGTCCTTGAGAATTTGCGCTACAGTCTTTCCAAACACAACACAGAGGAGCCGCTGTATTTTGGACGCAAGTTCGCACCATTCGTTGCACAGGGCTACATGAGTGGAGGAGCTGGTTACGTCCTCAGTAAGGAAGCTTTGAGGAGATTTGTGAAGGGTTTTGCTGATGGACTTTGCACACACAACACAGAAGTTGAGGATATTGGATTGGGACGATGCATGGAGACAATGAAAGTTAAGACGGGTGATTCCAGAGACGTGTTGGGGAGACAAACCTTTCACCCTTACCCTCCAGACTATTACCTGCTCAGACAGCTACCCAGACCACGACCTTGGTACCTCCTCTATGAGCATTATGACCCTGTTGAG GGCCCTGGATGCTGTTCAGATTTAGCCATCTCTTTCCACTACATGAATGCAGTAGGAATGCACACACTAGAGTACTACACGTATCACTTACGCCCATATGGATATAAATACAGATTTAACCCAGATTAA
- the sdhaf3 gene encoding succinate dehydrogenase assembly factor 3, mitochondrial yields the protein MAHSAHVSAVRSLYKRILLLHRFLPIDLRALGDQYVKDEFRRNKTASRKEEVTRFMTEWQNYKDTLQTQVLETMGSKKLVFGADLPEEKLKDFQDEQIGQLYELMLESTKTNRQFDIQEEGTPK from the exons ATGGCACATTCAGCACATGTATCAGCGGTTCGGTCGTTGTATAAGAGAATCCTGTTACTGCACCGCTTCCTGCCCATAGACCTGCGGGCTCTGGGTGATCAGTATGTGAAAGATGAATTCAGAAGAAACAAGACTGCATCACGGAAAGAGGAAGTCACACGCTTCATGACAGAATGGCAG AACTACAAAGACACCCTACAGACACAGGTGCTGGAAACGATGGGAAGCAAGAAGTTGGTATTTGGTGCTGATTTACCGGAAGAGAAACTCAAAGACTTTCAAGACGAGCAGATCGGGCAGCTTTACGAGCTTATGCTTGAGTCCACAAAAACCAACCGGCAGTTTGATATTCAAGAGGAGGGAACTCCAAAGTAA